TCCATCATGGCCTCGAAAGATAGCATTGCAGTTGCTCTATAAAAAATGTGAAAAGGGGGACAGTAGGGACAAAATCGGTGTAAATTGAAATTATCAGGGGAAAATGGAGGGTGTTATGAAAAAAATATCATTATTTATTGCATTGCTGATTATGGTTATGACTGTTATGTCGGGCTGCGCAAGCGGAGCGGGAGATGTTGCAGAAGTGCCGCAAAAGGAAAAAGTGAATATTTCCTATGTGAAATTGCCGCTTAATGTTCCATCAATCATTGAAAAGAATAAAATGCTTTTTGAAGATACCTTTGTCGGAAAGAATATCGAAGTGGCTTTCCCGGAAATCACTCAAGGTTCCAAGATGACCGAAGCACTCGCGTCGGGTTCATTAGACTTCTGTAACGCTCTCGGAGGAACCTCTGCGATATTAGCGGCGGCAAATGGTGTTGATGTGAAAATTATCGGCATTTATAGCAGGGCGCCAAAAGCTTTTACTATCATGGCCAAGGACGATTCGATTGTCGGAATAAATGATTTAAGAGGCAAGAAAATAGTAGGACCAAAGGGAACCATACTTCACCAGTTGCTTTTAGCTGCTTTGGTTGAAAATGGTATGACTATGGA
This portion of the Peptostreptococcaceae bacterium genome encodes:
- a CDS encoding NrtA/SsuA/CpmA family ABC transporter substrate-binding protein, with protein sequence MKKISLFIALLIMVMTVMSGCASGAGDVAEVPQKEKVNISYVKLPLNVPSIIEKNKMLFEDTFVGKNIEVAFPEITQGSKMTEALASGSLDFCNALGGTSAILAAANGVDVKIIGIYSRAPKAFTIMAKDDSIVGINDLRGKKIVGPKGTILHQLLLAALVENGMTMDDVEFINMGIGDGMAALSSGNADAVLVAGPAVTIAIEDGNRVIETGEGLLDATIVIATSGNMIENYPEIVDTYMDVHSKSLEYMKNNPEDTFAITAEETNIDVEAVKTMYAWYDFNPQISDKDIDDLIKTQEFLIENGMLENEIDINDIIVDTFVK